The Pirellulales bacterium genome includes a window with the following:
- a CDS encoding phosphoribosylanthranilate isomerase, whose protein sequence is MFRTKICGITRVEDARAAAEAGADCIGLNFYPGSARHVGREQAREIREAVRGRMLVAGVFVDAPATTIAEIARGLELELVQLSGNESPQDVAILAAALGDIPIMQAVRAGGAGLTTVRAHLDECRRLVCLPRLVLWDAFDTKQFGGTGRVADWSAAAAYVAAQGLPPLVLAGGLKSENVADAILAVRPRGVDTASGVECSPGVKDAAKMRSFVEAARAAFDKAGRAD, encoded by the coding sequence ATGTTTCGCACGAAGATCTGCGGCATCACGAGAGTGGAAGACGCGCGGGCCGCGGCCGAGGCGGGGGCCGATTGCATTGGGCTGAACTTCTACCCCGGCAGCGCGCGGCATGTGGGTCGTGAGCAAGCGCGGGAGATTCGCGAGGCCGTGCGCGGCCGCATGTTGGTAGCGGGCGTGTTCGTCGATGCCCCCGCGACAACGATCGCCGAAATCGCGCGCGGTCTGGAACTCGAGCTCGTGCAGCTCAGCGGCAACGAGTCGCCGCAGGATGTCGCGATTCTGGCCGCCGCGCTTGGGGACATACCCATCATGCAAGCAGTGCGCGCAGGCGGCGCTGGTTTGACGACCGTGCGTGCTCATCTCGACGAGTGCCGGCGCCTGGTCTGCCTGCCGCGATTGGTCCTGTGGGACGCCTTCGACACGAAGCAATTTGGCGGCACCGGCCGGGTCGCCGACTGGTCGGCAGCCGCCGCGTATGTCGCGGCGCAGGGCTTGCCCCCCTTGGTGCTAGCAGGGGGTCTGAAATCTGAGAACGTGGCGGACGCGATTTTGGCCGTACGACCGCGCGGCGTCGACACCGCCAGCGGGGTCGAATGTTCGCCCGGTGTTAAGGACGCCGCGAAGATGCGGTCCTTTGTCGAGGCAGCTCGCGCCGCATTCGACAAGGCCGGCCGAGCTGACTAA
- the ahcY gene encoding adenosylhomocysteinase, translated as MSVAQLDTRLPYKVADMKLADWGRKEIQLAENEMPGLMALRKKYGATKPLKGARIAGCLHMTIQTAVLIETLTELGAQVTWSSCNIFSTQDHAAAAIAKAGIPVYAWKGESNEDFDWCIEQTLHFPDGQPLNMILDDGGDLTAMVHQKYPELLAGIRGLSEETTTGVHRLYQMHARGELKVPAINVNDSVTKSKFDNLYGCRESLADGIKRATDVMVAGKVVVVAGYGDVGKGCARAMQTLGARVIITEIDPINALQAAMEGFEVTTMEDAAKRANIFVTATGNRDIIIGEHMKVMPNDAIVCNIGHFDLEIDMAWLNSQKNVKKVEIKPQVDRYTFPDGHSILVLAEGRLVNLGCATGHPSFVMSNSFTNQVMAQLALWTETDKFPLGVHVLPKQLDEEVARLHLDKLGVKLTKLTEKQADYIGVPVAGPYKPDYYRY; from the coding sequence ATATCCGTGGCGCAACTCGACACACGTCTCCCCTACAAGGTCGCTGATATGAAGCTGGCCGACTGGGGTCGCAAAGAGATCCAACTGGCCGAGAACGAGATGCCGGGCTTGATGGCGCTGCGGAAGAAATACGGCGCGACGAAGCCCCTGAAGGGCGCTCGCATCGCCGGCTGCTTGCACATGACCATTCAAACGGCCGTTTTGATCGAGACGCTGACCGAGCTGGGCGCCCAGGTCACCTGGAGCAGCTGCAATATTTTCTCGACGCAGGACCATGCGGCGGCGGCGATCGCCAAGGCCGGCATTCCGGTCTACGCCTGGAAGGGGGAGTCGAACGAGGACTTCGACTGGTGCATCGAGCAGACGCTGCACTTCCCCGACGGCCAGCCGCTGAACATGATCCTCGACGACGGCGGCGACTTGACGGCCATGGTTCATCAGAAGTACCCCGAGCTGTTGGCCGGCATCCGCGGCCTGTCGGAAGAGACGACCACCGGCGTTCACCGCCTGTACCAGATGCACGCCCGCGGCGAGTTGAAAGTGCCGGCGATCAACGTCAACGACTCGGTCACCAAGAGCAAGTTCGACAACCTGTACGGCTGCCGCGAATCGCTGGCCGACGGCATCAAGCGGGCCACCGACGTGATGGTGGCCGGCAAGGTCGTGGTCGTGGCCGGCTACGGCGACGTCGGCAAGGGTTGCGCTCGGGCTATGCAGACCCTGGGCGCGCGGGTGATCATCACCGAGATCGACCCGATCAACGCCTTGCAGGCGGCCATGGAAGGGTTCGAAGTCACGACCATGGAGGACGCCGCCAAGCGCGCCAACATCTTCGTCACGGCCACGGGCAATCGCGACATCATCATCGGCGAGCACATGAAGGTCATGCCCAACGACGCGATCGTCTGCAACATCGGCCACTTCGATCTCGAGATCGACATGGCCTGGCTGAACAGCCAGAAGAACGTGAAGAAGGTCGAGATCAAGCCGCAGGTCGACCGCTACACGTTCCCGGACGGCCACTCGATCCTCGTGCTGGCTGAGGGGCGTTTGGTGAATCTGGGCTGCGCCACGGGTCATCCGTCGTTCGTGATGTCGAACTCGTTCACGAACCAGGTGATGGCACAACTGGCCCTGTGGACCGAAACCGACAAGTTCCCGCTGGGCGTCCACGTGCTGCCGAAGCAGCTCGACGAAGAGGTGGCCCGGTTGCACCTCGACAAGCTCGGCGTGAAGCTCACGAAGCTGACCGAGAAGCAGGCCGACTACATCGGCGTGCCGGTTGCCGGGCCGTACAAGCCCGACTACTACCGGTACTAA